The window AATACTTTGTTTGCAGAAACTTCGGATAGGGATGCACATTTTAACACTTTGTATGATAAAGCAAAACGCTGGGGTACagtaaaaatacaacaaaatgtGATTCTGTCGCAGCATCTTATTTGTAGGTAATACACGCAAAAAATGACACTCGTTAATCTTAAAATTTTTCGCtacattataaaaagttttatattaggtacaatataaaaggtttaaggtttttgtataaattatcTAACTACTTAAAATTAGAAGTTTATTTTACACAGCTTTTGCTTTTTCCTCGGCTTCACGTTCCATCTCCTCGATTCTTTGCAAAGCCTTTTGTCGTCTCCTTTCTAGAGGGGTTTTAGACCACCAAGCTTCTGCCGAGGCGTcctgttaataaaaaaatcaatctaAGCTAACCTAAGCACAGATAGAACAAAGTGAAGGTGTACCATGTTAATTTTGTGTTGTGATGTAGCTTGATGTGACTCTAATGAGATCAGGGACAAGCATGTATATTTCGGAATCATTGTAATTTCTTGTAtagaaggattttttttatttgaaagatggttaaccaattttaatattagtatgtACTAgctcgtaataaataaaaacttagatACTACGTAAAAATTATTCTCAATacaagcttaacagtgatatccataactataagtataacactagaaacaaaCATAAACTTGCTGTTCCCgccaccgcctccgtaaggttagtacgtgTTTCGccgggaactgtacacgttttaataacaaagttcccaatgatatagtgaatttgctacctacttaacaaatttaagagctgcttgttaagtaaggcgtactATACTGTAAATGATTTTATAGATGATAAAGATGCCTTGAAGCCAGTAGCTTGgtcttgatagtatgataaaaatttaAGCAATAGAGTTTTCGCTTTTtttctgtgaaataaccatactagtgtccagtagaactgacacaagagaccGTCATGTGCTCGCTTGATTCTgttgttttagttaattttagttttggacacttagagaccttatacaactctaagattttattttattttaaattttatttttacttgatTTGATATGTAaagatacctacctatttataaaatacctacctatacctatttttaaaatctatttttaatgattctgaCACTTAAGagacctttacatctctaagtaaatttaaatttgtaattagtTATTTATAGGTAGGCATATTCCTTATGAATACTTTtcgacccgggtacgtccttaaactacgtccaaaagagatgtatgggcattgtgaatgtcatcttgctttgtgtcttgcagagcccaactggggaagtacctccttacagaaaaccgcagccaaataacactagaccctactcatagtgttgtgttcctgccggtgagtaaggttgccagagctcaacgaggggtgggggaggttaaggtcggcaacgtgtatgtaactcctctggagttgcaggcgtacacaggctacggagactgcttaccatcaggcgggccgtatgcttgattgccactaacgtagtataaaaaaaaatgtgtggcGCTTATGAGACGCAATGCCGTCTGTATTGTAAtatacaagcacaaatgttgtttCTCTCTTATTTTAATACAGCCCGGttgcttgaacatgtcatgctcgcttaaaagtcttacttatggtggcgtcgttgatcgggtcacCACTTTCCcaaatgaaggttgagggaggcgatggctgagacacttcattcggttcttgtctgcctgatttaatttcttgtcttttaattatttattattttatattaattcaagtcttggagaccttttacatctctaagaataatttaatgatcgttttttaaattatattttatctctaaCACTTAAAGACTTTCACATCTCTAatgaattttagtatttgttggttgtatttttcatagtttatttacatacttaattcgacatttagagactgtatacatctctaataagtatctaatatttcaatgattccatatttgtaattgtgttttgttatttttattgtttgtaaaaaaaattacatgtaaaagtgcccctgtaacctatttgctgaataaatgtttgatgtttgaaagtaataaataattaactcaTTCTTAAGTAGCAGGTATTGGGTTAAATAATTGACCTCATGATTTTTGTTTTGGCATAGGCACACCATATTTTTTGTAAGCAAAAAGGAATGACAATATACATGATATTTTGTAGTTCTCATTAATTTACACAACGTAACGTAAACACCAAGTGATACAgagaatgaaatattttttcttaataaatgaAAGAAACTTACTTGCTCAGCATACACAGGTTCCCTTGTGCTCAACTGTACGGCGATCTCATGAGCGGTTAGAGCGCGCACGCGCAGTTGTAACCTTCTTTTTGTGGTCAATAATGCGTCTAAAGCTGACAGCAGTGTcccttcaaacaaaaataactatAGTATAGTAGAAAACCTATTTCATTTTGAAaagataaataacaaaaaacagctgatatacaaaaacacaaaacactAACTttgaacacaaaaaaaaaaaaagatgtagtACAGTTAGGTGCAATACATGATATGTTTGGTGATTCAATTATATTGACTGCATgtttaaagtacaaaatatatttttttgaataataaaattagaaattGCTTTACCAATAGTATACGAATCCGATACTCTAGCCAAACTAGAGAGATCCAGTCTAGGCGACAGGGCCCCAGCTTTATGAAGCTGCGTTCTCCACATGAGGGATATACTGCCGTAGTCAGCTCTAGGGATCTGGATGACCTTCGAATAGCACTGGAAGAGGAGCTTCTGCTCTGCGTCCCAAGGACAACGCGAGGTGCCCACAAATAAGACGCGATCTTCTGGGCAGATTCCTGGAAATAAAGAAATAGCATAAGCATGTAAAATCACCACGCCATATAAACGTgaacattttgatatttttctagATGGATAGATGGCTAGATACAAaatataaagcctgaccagaaaTGACAAGAGGGCGctattattctcatgtatatgGTAACAGTCcagttttgtatgaaacatTTAGTTCCAACAAAATTCCGCAAAATGGCGCTTGATCaaatattactggtcaggctttaacttCTAACTTACATAGCTAgctatcatattattatataagctACTATTTAGGTGAATGAAAACATACAAATAGGtacacttaataaataaaaaatattattttttgtacgtaTATGCACCTTTTATGATTTTAGCCAAATCCTTCTTTAGCCGCTTTGGATCAGTTTTGTCCGTTTTTGGTATCTTCTTCACAAATGGCTTTTCAGCGTCATCCATCCAAATCACAGATGGCTGAAGTAGCCGCGACACTTTAACGACTAAATGTATCAACATTATAAGCCCTGATTTACCAGGATATTTTCCAACTATATTAGCTGGCGACAAGTCAAATAGTACCCCTCCCACTTCGCTACAGATTGAATGGACTAACATCTTTTTTCCGCTGCCTGCTGGACCTAAAATCATCACATTTTGGAAATTTAGTGTGAATTGCGGTGTTATCCTTAACCTACTCTAATCAAGTCTTTTCTCGCATAGATTCCTACAAGTTTAATACAGTTACCCTTGTGTATCTTACCAGACAACAAAACTGATCGCACTAATGGTGCATGAGTTCGAACGTGCTCTGAACCAAGAGGcagaatacaatactcttttATTAACTGCCTTATATCCCCAAGACAAGGCATTGGCTCTCGGCCTTCGTTCCTCCATTCGGCTCCAACAAAGGATTTTTCGCCAATATAGTCATCTATTTTACAAACTGGATATGGACGGATAATGCCATTTGATACTAGTTCTTCAAACAATGACTCCGTGGTTCTGTCTGGTGTCAAATCTTTTTCCTTTTTCTTTTTGCTCTTTTTTCCTCCACGTCGAACCTAAGATAAATCTGGCTTTTTATTTCAGTAACAAAATTCATTATTAGTTACttgttttatgtaatttaaatacACTAACCTTCTTTTGAGGTTTCTTCGCCTTTTTACCTTTGTGAGCTCTATCTCTGTCAAAAGCAGCTTGTAACTGCTCGAGTTCATTACGCATCATTTCATCTACAATGTTTCTAATTTCTTGTTCAATTATAAccattttttctctttctatCATGTCCTTGTAATATCTTTCATGAAGATTGTCAGCGTCATCTTTAAATTTCCATATATCTTCAAATCTGAAAAATTGATTATGTCAATCATAAAACTATATTATCTATCATACTTTGgttagatatttttattacaactaGGTACTGACTCTTCATTGGCACTAATAACGTCTTGTAAAAAGTTCGAGGTACTACACTTGAACATTTGTAAATCTGTTTCCTCATCTTTATTCTTGTTGTCTTCAGACTTCCCATTTTTCTTATCTTTACTTTCCTTGCTTTTCTTAGATTCTTTAGATGATACTGGCGAAGATTTACTCAATGTACTATCAGGACTCGTGCCTAAGAATGAAATAGCTTCTTTAGAACTATTATTAGGTAAGTCTTATGTTATGATCCAGCAAGTTGCTAAATTTTTCTTAATATATTGATGAACTAATTTACCTTGTCTGCTAAACATGGCCCGACTTCCACCACTTTCTTCTGACGGAAGATCTGGAAATTTTCCAGTCCTCTCATAATACTCGGAAATATACCTCCTCAACTCGGCCCCTATTTGCTCATTAAGTCTTACTCCATGTTGTTTCCTTAGCTGTTCTTCGATTGTCACTAGAGCATTTTGATATTCCTTTTCTCGCTCTTTTTGTAGCTTTCGTCGATATTCTTTTATctagaaaaaaaacttgatatatATTTGAATGGATCAACTTTTTCGTTCCGCTAGTTGCAGGGGTTATAAGCATATAAAATCGTTTACTTTATAAACTATGACGACACAAAacattaagtataaaaaaaaaattaatataaaaaaacccgactgcacactaaaaagaggaaaacaagccccacaagagtatcgcaggcggggaccaacttgaccgccaccaacgaatatacctacttaagtaaAATTCTGCTAAAAGGTGAACTTAACAAcaaacaaccaaaatgactataagtaaccctctgttggtccccgcctgtgATACTTagcatcaacaacaatattcttgtggcgcttgttttcctctttttagtgtgcagtcgagttttttgtttttttataatatatgtatttttaaattacaactTTTTAGTTACACCCAAAAAAacatcctatgacactcccgtgatcaagacgaatctaacgataccccatacatcaaaatctatcaagccgtttaggctacaggaagccacaaagaaacagacatacatacatacatacactagaaacattaccctcctccctttggcagtcgggtaaaataaaaaagacggCATAAAAATTTGTGAAGTGGCAGCGAGTAATTGTTTTGATGGTATCGTACTTCTTCAGACTTCTTAATTGCTACAGATTCTGTATAAGGTGGTAATTCCATGCCAATTAGAAGCATTTCTTCTTGTTTCCTCTTTTTCGTCGCTCTTCTTGCTATGAAGCCTCTCCACACGCGCTGTATAGCTGTGGCAGCTGACGGAGACATTTCACCTTTCTGGTCTCTTCCTTTTTCTTTCAATAAACGAATCTCTTTCATGAACTGTCCTCTGAAAATatatgtttgttaaataaatagacATTTGGTTGACAAACagaattaacttatttattacagaaaattattttctgttttattattattattactaccaaaataaataaataacaaatactatATCTAACATTAATGCCAATAGGTAATTGATGGCAAATATGTATTCTAACACATATATCGTATAGtttcaaaattttcatacaaaaaattaaatagctGTTTAAATTTCGGCACTTTTatagttaataattattttatgatagcctggtttttaattataaaaaccaggAAATAATAATACGAATCACACCTCAATCGTCCCTGCCTAGCTCTCTCATGGCTCTGAATAACGAGCACCGCCTGCTGTTCCGTCAGTACCAACGCTTGAGGCTTCGGAGGCTCATGACCCAGTTTCCTCAAAGTATTTATGATAAACTGCTGCCGACTCTCCACCTCTTCCTCTCTTTCTCTTATAAAGTATTGAGGGATACATGGCTCTGCTTCGCTGGGTGTTACTTGGAGTCTTTGAAAAACCTGCAAATACCGAAGaaaaaatgaacaaaaaattAACACTTGAAAA of the Cydia pomonella isolate Wapato2018A chromosome 19, ilCydPomo1, whole genome shotgun sequence genome contains:
- the LOC133528448 gene encoding dynein regulatory complex protein 11 isoform X2 → MSNKTYNDLLCETSEIIGEATQADEAVFALGEAEKTQLHPHLSELRVRYTVLVRRLDNVYDQLLQPQKRLIVKRLLEACLGRLIEIKHDLVELHLSDYTFDDDEVFQRLQVTPSEAEPCIPQYFIREREEEVESRQQFIINTLRKLGHEPPKPQALVLTEQQAVLVIQSHERARQGRLRGQFMKEIRLLKEKGRDQKGEMSPSAATAIQRVWRGFIARRATKKRKQEEMLLIGMELPPYTESVAIKKSEEIKEYRRKLQKEREKEYQNALVTIEEQLRKQHGVRLNEQIGAELRRYISEYYERTGKFPDLPSEESGGSRAMFSRQGTSPDSTLSKSSPVSSKESKKSKESKDKKNGKSEDNKNKDEETDLQMFKCSTSNFLQDVISANEEFEDIWKFKDDADNLHERYYKDMIEREKMVIIEQEIRNIVDEMMRNELEQLQAAFDRDRAHKGKKAKKPQKKVRRGGKKSKKKKEKDLTPDRTTESLFEELVSNGIIRPYPVCKIDDYIGEKSFVGAEWRNEGREPMPCLGDIRQLIKEYCILPLGSEHVRTHAPLVRSVLLSGPAGSGKKMLVHSICSEVGGVLFDLSPANIVGKYPGKSGLIMLIHLVVKVSRLLQPSVIWMDDAEKPFVKKIPKTDKTDPKRLKKDLAKIIKGICPEDRVLFVGTSRCPWDAEQKLLFQCYSKVIQIPRADYGSISLMWRTQLHKAGALSPRLDLSSLARVSDSYTIGTLLSALDALLTTKRRLQLRVRALTAHEIAVQLSTREPVYAEQDASAEAWWSKTPLERRRQKALQRIEEMEREAEEKAKAV
- the LOC133528448 gene encoding dynein regulatory complex protein 11 isoform X1, translating into MSNKTYNDLLCETSEIIGEATQADEAVFALGEAEKTQLHPHLSELRVRYTVLVRRLDNVYDQLLQPQKRLIVKRLLEACLGRLIEIKHDLVELHLSDYTFDDDEVFQRLQVTPSEAEPCIPQYFIREREEEVESRQQFIINTLRKLGHEPPKPQALVLTEQQAVLVIQSHERARQGRLRGQFMKEIRLLKEKGRDQKGEMSPSAATAIQRVWRGFIARRATKKRKQEEMLLIGMELPPYTESVAIKKSEEIKEYRRKLQKEREKEYQNALVTIEEQLRKQHGVRLNEQIGAELRRYISEYYERTGKFPDLPSEESGGSRAMFSRQGTSPDSTLSKSSPVSSKESKKSKESKDKKNGKSEDNKNKDEETDLQMFKCSTSNFLQDVISANEEFEDIWKFKDDADNLHERYYKDMIEREKMVIIEQEIRNIVDEMMRNELEQLQAAFDRDRAHKGKKAKKPQKKVRRGGKKSKKKKEKDLTPDRTTESLFEELVSNGIIRPYPVCKIDDYIGEKSFVGAEWRNEGREPMPCLGDIRQLIKEYCILPLGSEHVRTHAPLVRSVLLSGPAGSGKKMLVHSICSEVGGVLFDLSPANIVGKYPGKSGLIMLIHLVVKVSRLLQPSVIWMDDAEKPFVKKIPKTDKTDPKRLKKDLAKIIKGICPEDRVLFVGTSRCPWDAEQKLLFQCYSKVIQIPRADYGSISLMWRTQLHKAGALSPRLDLSSLARVSDSYTIGTLLSALDALLTTKRRLQLRVRALTAHEIAVQLSTREPVYAEQVSFFHLLRKNISFSVSLGVYVTLCKLMRTTKYHVYCHSFLLTKNMVCLCQNKNHEVNYLTQYLLLKNELIIYYFQTSNIYSANRLQGHFYM